The stretch of DNA TTAGGTTGGGACGTCATCCACTTGGCCCGTTCAGACAAGCCTCCCGCGCCTGGCCCCGATGACCTTCTGGCGCTAGCTGATGCCGTGCGTGAGGCAGCCAATGCTGAGCCCGACGCCGGTGGTACCGCAGCTATGCGTGAATACCGCGGAACCCTCGAGCCGCCAATCCAGTTTCTGGCCAGCGGCACAAACACCGGGCGACGCGGTCACTTACGCATTTTGCGCGACTAGTACATAGCCAGACTTAACAGGGCAACCTGTTTGAACATCACCACCGGTTTGAACACCATTTGAGTACCATTTGAACACCACAAAGAAATGGAAGACCATGGCAAAATGAGCGAGAACTTGCTGGCAGTGCTTCGGTGCCCGGTTACTGGATCTACGCTAGTCCAAGAAGGCGATGAGCTTATCAGCACAGCCAAAGGGCCCGACGGCAACCACCTGCGCTACACCATAGATGAGGGTATTGCCTTACTGTTGCGCCCGGAGCAAATCACAGCGTAAGTAATACATAGCGTAAGTAAAACATCAGGGCCCACAATCCAAAGGAGATTTCTCATGAGCGATTCCATCGCAATGAATTTGACCCCGCCGATTACAAGATTGCGGATATTTCCCTATCCGCAGCCGGACGCCACCAGATTCGTTTGGCCGAATTTGAGATGCCCGGCCTGATGAGCCTGCGTGCTGAATACGCAGCCAGCAAGCCCTTGCAGGGTGCCCGCATTGCAGGTTCACTGCACATGACGGTGCAAACCGCGGTGTTGATTGAGACTTTGACAGCGTTGGGCGCCGAGGTCCGCTGGGCTTCATGTAACATCTTCTCCACTCAAGACGAGGCCGCAGCAGCAGTTGTTGTGGGCAAGGGCACNCCTGAGAGCCCCACTGGCGTGCCCGTNTTTGCGTGGAAGGGTGAAACGTTGCAGGAGTACTGGTGGGCGGCCCAGCAGATCTTGACCTGGCCCGCTGCTGATACTGATCCGGACGGGCCTGCTCTCCGTGGACCCAATATGATTCTGGACGACGGCGGTGACGCCACCATGCTCGTCCATAAGGGTGCCGAGTGTGAGGCTGCTGGCGAGGTTCCGGCCACCGCACAAGATGAGTCCGCTGAGGGTGCGGTTTTCTTGTCCGTTTTGCGCGAGTCACTGGCCCTGGACCCGCAGAAGTGGACCCGCATCGCCACCGCCATCCACGGGGTCACAGAAGAAACCACCACCGGTGTGCACCGCTTGTATCAACTGGCAGCGGCAGGNAAACTGCTTTTCCCTGCCATCAACGT from Arthrobacter polaris encodes:
- a CDS encoding DUF3499 domain-containing protein, which codes for MGTLRQCTRSACRETAVATLTYVYADSTAVLGPLATFAEPHCYDLCAKHSARLTAPLGWDVIHLARSDKPPAPGPDDLLALADAVREAANAEPDAGGTAAMREYRGTLEPPIQFLASGTNTGRRGHLRILRD